In Ruminiclostridium papyrosolvens DSM 2782, the following proteins share a genomic window:
- a CDS encoding Lrp/AsnC family transcriptional regulator: MQFTFDELDKQILEIIQADPVISNKDLAEKVGLSPSACLSRTKRLKEIGVIKKFAAIMDEKKLGYEVIAFTFVTLSPHNRDITNAFISKINETPQILECYNISGSWDYLIKIAAHNLADCRDFLIDTFLSFPGVNKIETSMVLSTDKQSFCLPVDSSEQKQS; encoded by the coding sequence ATGCAATTTACTTTTGACGAACTTGATAAACAAATACTTGAAATAATACAGGCTGACCCTGTAATTTCAAATAAAGACCTTGCAGAAAAGGTTGGACTCTCTCCTTCTGCATGTCTCAGCCGTACAAAGAGATTAAAGGAAATAGGCGTTATAAAAAAGTTTGCAGCAATTATGGATGAAAAAAAGCTTGGATATGAAGTAATAGCATTTACTTTTGTAACCCTTTCACCTCATAACAGGGATATAACTAATGCCTTCATTTCAAAAATCAATGAAACACCCCAGATACTTGAGTGCTATAATATTTCAGGCAGCTGGGATTACCTTATTAAAATTGCTGCCCACAATCTGGCTGATTGCCGGGACTTTCTTATTGATACTTTTCTATCATTTCCCGGCGTAAACAAAATTGAAACCAGTATGGTTCTAAGCACCGACAAGCAGAGTTTCTGCCTGCCTGTGGATTCATCTGAGCAAAAACAGAGCTAG
- a CDS encoding Rqc2 family fibronectin-binding protein, with protein MPFDGIVTKCIVSEMNDLLSGGRIDKVFQPENDEIVLLVRSKGQNYRLVASANASNPRLHLTTLQKENPSTPPVFCMLMRKHVAGGRLLDISFHDYERVITLNIESVNELGDLTVKKLVVEIMGKYSNIILLNSENKIIDSVKHVDSDISSVREVMPARIYILPPAQNKELPENIEVDNIFNEENVEGAKHAEGIILNTVKGFSPYTCRDICSAAGVPSKTPLNELNESDKEKIKTALSNYIDKIKSNNFSPCIVYEDKSLLRPIDFYCFEPSKEVFYKSYDLLSTALDQYYLLRDTNERLGQKMGDVLKVVKNGIDRCKKKASMFNEKLREVSDRDKLQLYGELITANIYCIPEGAKSTKVLNYYSENEEYVDIPLNEYKSAQDNAQKYFKQYSKAKSTHLNVTKQQEETLSELEYLQSVLTMLENCSSRLEVDEIRQELIDQGYIRRSLKNGKKKQDKPSSPLEFVSSDGFQILVGKNNKQNDLLTLKTAASNDLWLHTKNIPGSHVIIRTERNSVPDSTLLEAATLAAYHSSAKMSYNVPVDYTTVRNVKKPSGAKPGMVIYENFKTINVTPEEETVIKIINNKNIPGK; from the coding sequence ATGCCATTTGATGGAATAGTAACAAAATGTATAGTCAGTGAAATGAATGATTTACTTTCAGGAGGTAGAATAGACAAGGTATTCCAGCCTGAAAACGATGAGATAGTTTTGTTGGTACGTTCAAAAGGTCAGAATTACAGACTTGTTGCAAGTGCAAATGCAAGTAATCCAAGACTGCATCTGACAACCTTGCAAAAGGAAAATCCTTCCACCCCACCTGTTTTTTGTATGCTTATGAGAAAACATGTTGCAGGCGGAAGGCTCTTGGATATAAGCTTTCATGATTATGAGCGTGTAATTACATTGAATATAGAATCTGTCAACGAGCTTGGGGACCTTACTGTAAAAAAGCTTGTTGTAGAAATCATGGGTAAGTACAGTAATATTATCCTGCTAAATAGTGAAAATAAAATTATAGATTCCGTTAAACATGTTGACAGCGATATAAGCAGTGTCAGAGAAGTTATGCCTGCCAGAATTTATATACTCCCCCCTGCTCAGAATAAGGAGCTTCCTGAAAATATAGAAGTTGATAATATTTTCAATGAGGAAAACGTTGAAGGGGCCAAACATGCGGAAGGTATAATTTTAAATACCGTTAAGGGCTTTAGTCCTTATACCTGCCGGGATATATGTTCTGCTGCGGGAGTTCCGTCCAAAACTCCTTTAAATGAGTTAAATGAATCTGATAAAGAAAAAATTAAAACTGCCCTTTCGAATTATATAGACAAAATTAAAAGCAACAATTTTTCACCCTGTATTGTCTATGAAGATAAAAGCTTGTTGAGACCAATTGACTTTTATTGTTTTGAGCCTTCAAAGGAGGTTTTCTACAAAAGCTATGACCTTTTGTCCACAGCTTTGGACCAATACTACCTGCTGCGTGATACAAACGAGCGTCTTGGACAGAAAATGGGTGATGTTCTAAAGGTTGTTAAAAACGGTATTGACAGATGCAAAAAAAAGGCTTCCATGTTTAATGAAAAACTCAGAGAAGTTTCAGACAGAGATAAACTTCAGCTATATGGAGAGTTGATTACTGCAAATATATACTGTATTCCCGAAGGTGCAAAATCTACAAAAGTACTTAATTATTACAGTGAAAATGAAGAATATGTTGATATTCCTCTGAATGAGTATAAATCTGCTCAGGATAACGCACAAAAATATTTCAAGCAATATTCAAAGGCAAAAAGTACTCATTTAAATGTAACCAAACAGCAAGAGGAAACCTTGTCAGAGCTTGAGTACCTTCAAAGCGTTCTGACTATGCTTGAAAATTGCAGTTCAAGACTGGAAGTCGATGAAATAAGACAGGAGTTAATAGACCAGGGCTACATCAGAAGGTCATTGAAGAATGGGAAAAAAAAGCAGGATAAGCCGTCTTCCCCTCTGGAGTTTGTATCAAGTGACGGATTTCAGATTTTAGTGGGTAAAAATAATAAGCAGAATGACTTGCTTACACTAAAAACAGCTGCTTCAAATGATTTATGGCTTCATACAAAAAACATACCCGGTTCTCACGTTATTATCAGAACTGAACGCAACTCCGTACCGGATTCTACATTGTTGGAAGCAGCAACCCTTGCAGCATATCACAGCAGTGCAAAAATGTCTTACAATGTTCCTGTGGACTATACCACTGTAAGAAATGTAAAAAAACCGTCCGGTGCCAAACCGGGAATGGTTATATATGAAAATTTTAAAACTATTAATGTTACACCTGAAGAAGAAACGGTAATAAAAATAATTAATAATAAAAATATTCCTGGTAAGTAG
- a CDS encoding pyridoxal phosphate-dependent aminotransferase, which translates to MISKKISHNLANSSMIRAMFEEGEKLRKIYGADKVYDFSLGNPDPEPPVEVKSALRELAGSDQLKMHSYMNNAGFPEVRETIAQKINSETGLNLNFSNVVMTVGAGGALNVVLKTLLNPGEEVIVFAPFFVEYTSYIDNHGGKTVIINTDFNTFLPDPEILRAKITPNTKAVIINTPNNPTGVVYSRDTLSSIAKVLEDKSREYGNTIYLISDEPYRKLAYDVEVPNILTIYRNAIMIDCFSKSLSLPGERMGYIATNPEADDVTTLMNGLVYCNRVLGFVNAPALFQKVIAKTINSTVDINIYKERRDLLYNSLTELGYECVKPDGAFYLFPKALIPDDIEFKNRAVKYNLLIVPGSGFRAPGYFRLAYCVSLETIKNSLPAFEALAKEFK; encoded by the coding sequence ATGATATCTAAAAAGATAAGCCATAATCTGGCTAATTCATCAATGATACGTGCGATGTTTGAGGAAGGTGAAAAATTAAGAAAAATTTATGGAGCGGACAAAGTTTATGACTTTTCGTTGGGCAATCCTGATCCGGAGCCTCCTGTAGAAGTTAAATCTGCTCTCAGGGAACTTGCAGGCTCCGACCAGCTAAAAATGCATTCCTATATGAACAATGCAGGATTTCCTGAGGTAAGAGAAACTATTGCTCAGAAAATAAACAGCGAAACTGGACTGAATTTGAATTTTAGCAATGTTGTTATGACTGTTGGTGCAGGAGGTGCTTTAAATGTCGTTCTTAAAACACTTCTTAACCCCGGTGAAGAAGTAATAGTTTTTGCGCCATTTTTTGTAGAGTATACCTCTTATATTGATAATCACGGAGGAAAAACGGTAATAATTAATACGGATTTCAATACCTTCCTTCCTGACCCTGAGATATTAAGAGCAAAAATAACTCCGAATACCAAGGCAGTTATTATTAATACACCAAATAATCCAACAGGTGTTGTATACAGCAGAGATACTTTAAGCAGTATTGCTAAGGTTTTAGAAGATAAGAGCCGGGAGTACGGAAATACTATTTATCTTATATCTGACGAACCATACAGGAAGCTTGCTTATGATGTAGAGGTTCCTAATATTTTAACTATTTATAGAAATGCTATAATGATTGACTGTTTCAGTAAATCATTATCCCTTCCCGGTGAACGCATGGGATATATAGCTACAAATCCTGAAGCAGACGACGTGACTACACTTATGAACGGACTTGTTTACTGCAACAGAGTATTAGGCTTTGTTAATGCCCCTGCCCTGTTCCAGAAGGTTATCGCAAAAACCATCAACTCAACAGTTGACATAAACATTTACAAGGAAAGAAGAGATTTATTGTATAACAGTCTTACCGAATTGGGTTATGAATGTGTTAAGCCTGACGGAGCCTTTTATTTGTTCCCTAAAGCTTTAATTCCTGATGATATTGAGTTTAAAAACCGAGCTGTAAAATACAATCTGCTTATTGTACCGGGTTCAGGGTTCAGAGCACCGGGCTACTTCCGACTTGCCTACTGCGTAAGTCTTGAAACAATTAAAAACTCTCTGCCGGCCTTTGAAGCACTTGCAAAAGAGTTTAAATAA
- a CDS encoding DUF362 domain-containing protein has protein sequence MRKDRRWKNSSVAITRNEIEVVAIREAVELLQIIPTIGKKDVVVITPNWVNNKKSPDSGVVVGPDSLRQIISMVKLREPKRIVVATGTADGETADVMNNVGFGKVIRDEGVEFIDLNHGPFVRINLNHSVVTSTNINKLLEEVTVLISFTQLKQHEEATISAAIKNIALGWPPADEHGHPKKNCGIHNELHGFIAAMAEQIPIDLSIVSASPAMIGTGPTKGIARHTGLVIAGCDPVATDTVAARLMGFKPQAIRYLFECSNKKIGESDIANITIEGIPLVEAENIFSQAAYGDGLSVDKG, from the coding sequence ATGAGAAAAGACAGACGATGGAAGAACTCATCAGTAGCCATTACTCGAAATGAAATAGAGGTAGTTGCTATAAGGGAAGCTGTTGAACTCCTTCAGATTATACCGACAATTGGTAAAAAGGACGTTGTAGTTATAACACCAAACTGGGTAAATAATAAAAAAAGTCCTGACTCAGGTGTAGTTGTAGGTCCTGACAGTTTAAGACAAATTATAAGTATGGTAAAACTAAGAGAACCAAAACGAATTGTAGTTGCAACAGGTACTGCAGATGGTGAGACAGCTGACGTAATGAATAATGTCGGATTTGGGAAGGTAATAAGAGATGAAGGAGTAGAATTTATTGACCTTAACCACGGCCCTTTTGTACGGATAAACCTCAACCATTCAGTTGTGACATCAACTAATATAAACAAGCTCTTAGAGGAGGTAACAGTACTTATCTCCTTTACACAGTTAAAACAACATGAAGAGGCAACAATATCAGCTGCAATTAAAAATATAGCTTTGGGCTGGCCTCCGGCTGACGAACATGGACATCCAAAGAAAAACTGTGGTATTCATAATGAGTTGCATGGCTTCATAGCGGCAATGGCTGAGCAAATACCTATTGATTTGTCAATAGTAAGTGCAAGCCCCGCAATGATTGGGACAGGTCCTACCAAAGGAATTGCCAGACATACAGGACTGGTGATTGCAGGCTGCGATCCGGTAGCAACAGATACTGTAGCAGCACGGCTTATGGGTTTCAAACCTCAGGCAATACGATATTTGTTCGAATGCAGTAATAAAAAAATTGGTGAAAGTGATATTGCGAATATCACCATTGAGGGAATACCCTTGGTTGAGGCAGAAAACATATTCAGTCAGGCAGCATACGGAGATGGTTTATCTGTAGACAAAGGATAA
- a CDS encoding YczI family protein, whose amino-acid sequence MIYLLMLFMLLSGYYTFTFGISQIKGKNRLGGFSTIVIAIFGTIAPMVILYMKSK is encoded by the coding sequence ATGATATATTTACTGATGCTTTTTATGCTCTTAAGCGGATATTATACATTTACTTTCGGAATTAGCCAGATAAAAGGTAAAAACAGATTGGGAGGTTTTAGTACAATCGTAATTGCCATATTTGGCACAATAGCCCCAATGGTCATTTTGTATATGAAGAGTAAATAA
- a CDS encoding Ger(x)C family spore germination protein — MFKVSKVIVLLITFVYILTGCTTDSKNIDDQAYAIMVGIDKGVDNKIRLTVQFPTYKGGGNGSSSGGGGGNSDEKEHGLVDGTVVVSIECATVLEGINLLNTSTSRHISLVHCKAMIFSEQLAQEGINFYLSDFARFRETRRIANIGVCRGKAEEYIMENKTLIGDNIFKSIELSFSQSKNSGLFPMMGFTNFYKSTISPYSQAYSIYMGINNFKNLQNSDKEKNPPLKTHENYYPGDVPKKGNLKQEMIGTAIFNGDKLVGTLNAEETRYFLMVVNEFRHGILTIEDKRHPGMAIPFDLRPGRKPDIKVSFDKSTPIIDVNLNIEADIVGIQSGMHYESTDRIKELSDLLKDTIEGGVSKTIKRVQKQMGTDIFGFGYYAASKFITINDLEKYNWLSHFIDAKINVSVRTNIRRTGLVAETVPVRYRNRTAK; from the coding sequence ATGTTTAAAGTCAGTAAAGTAATCGTTTTGTTAATTACATTTGTATATATTTTAACAGGTTGTACAACAGATAGTAAAAATATAGATGACCAGGCATATGCAATAATGGTTGGAATTGACAAGGGAGTAGATAATAAAATAAGACTGACTGTTCAGTTTCCCACATACAAAGGAGGCGGGAACGGGAGTTCTTCAGGTGGCGGGGGAGGAAACAGTGATGAAAAAGAACATGGCCTGGTAGATGGTACGGTAGTTGTCTCTATTGAATGTGCAACTGTACTGGAAGGGATAAATTTACTTAATACTTCAACTTCAAGACATATATCCCTTGTCCATTGTAAGGCAATGATTTTCTCAGAGCAATTGGCTCAAGAAGGGATAAATTTTTATTTGTCGGATTTTGCGAGATTCAGAGAAACCAGACGTATTGCAAATATAGGTGTTTGCAGGGGAAAAGCTGAAGAGTATATCATGGAGAATAAAACATTGATAGGTGATAATATTTTTAAATCCATAGAGCTTTCATTTTCTCAGTCTAAAAATTCTGGATTATTTCCTATGATGGGGTTTACAAATTTCTACAAAAGTACTATTTCACCTTATTCACAGGCATATTCTATTTATATGGGAATAAACAATTTTAAAAACTTACAAAATTCAGATAAAGAGAAAAACCCTCCTCTTAAAACCCATGAGAATTATTATCCGGGAGATGTTCCTAAAAAAGGAAATTTAAAGCAAGAAATGATTGGAACTGCCATTTTTAACGGGGACAAGTTAGTCGGTACACTGAATGCAGAAGAGACCCGCTATTTTCTTATGGTAGTAAACGAGTTCAGACATGGTATTTTGACTATTGAGGACAAAAGGCATCCCGGAATGGCGATACCATTTGATTTGCGCCCCGGAAGAAAACCCGATATTAAGGTAAGTTTTGATAAAAGCACTCCAATAATTGATGTAAATCTTAATATAGAAGCTGATATAGTTGGCATACAAAGCGGTATGCATTATGAAAGTACGGATAGAATAAAAGAATTAAGTGATCTATTAAAAGATACTATAGAAGGCGGAGTAAGTAAAACAATAAAAAGAGTTCAGAAACAAATGGGAACCGATATTTTTGGTTTTGGTTATTATGCTGCAAGTAAATTTATAACAATTAATGATTTGGAAAAATATAATTGGTTATCGCATTTTATAGATGCAAAAATAAATGTAAGTGTACGTACAAATATAAGAAGAACCGGGCTTGTGGCGGAAACTGTACCGGTAAGATACCGAAATAGAACTGCAAAATAG
- a CDS encoding GerAB/ArcD/ProY family transporter, protein MTNERKFGTAEAVYLTTLVIASKAFYTSIRVMIKITGTAAWYMTIVSCLTSIIFFLLISLVMKRFPGKNLVEIFELVTGRFFGKILTLVFSAYFVYYAGSSLREFLEMIKAYNLPYTPPSLIIFAFMAVVVVLAYIGLEGMVRFASVIFYPVLIGIALILFLAYPYYNVRAIFPIGGYGIAETLKSGFFRSSAYDEVIILAFIINSIDGVKKFRKVGVLSLFISGIVFTSNCLCNIMAFDYTMSSENVSDLFQLARVIYFSRFFQRIESIFLFIWILASLITVGLAFYIAISSFCKAFKISNHRPLILQFAFLTFMVTLLPEGLIQLAKTNIVVLREYSMILVYGIPVLILFISVIFGKRGDSKCLKSVK, encoded by the coding sequence ATGACTAACGAAAGAAAATTCGGGACAGCAGAAGCGGTTTACCTGACTACGCTTGTTATAGCATCTAAAGCCTTTTATACAAGTATACGTGTTATGATAAAGATTACAGGAACTGCTGCGTGGTATATGACTATTGTATCTTGCCTGACAAGTATAATATTTTTTCTTCTGATATCCTTGGTTATGAAAAGATTTCCGGGCAAAAATCTGGTTGAAATATTCGAACTTGTAACAGGCAGATTTTTTGGGAAAATATTAACTTTGGTGTTTTCAGCATATTTTGTGTACTATGCAGGCTCCAGCCTTAGAGAGTTCTTGGAAATGATAAAGGCGTACAATCTGCCATATACGCCCCCGAGTTTAATAATTTTTGCTTTTATGGCTGTAGTTGTAGTTCTGGCATATATAGGCTTGGAGGGTATGGTCAGGTTTGCATCCGTTATTTTTTATCCAGTACTTATTGGAATAGCTCTGATTCTATTTCTTGCATATCCGTATTACAATGTAAGAGCGATATTTCCAATCGGTGGATATGGTATTGCAGAAACATTAAAATCAGGTTTTTTCAGAAGCTCGGCATATGATGAAGTAATAATTTTGGCATTCATTATAAACTCAATTGATGGTGTAAAAAAATTTAGAAAGGTTGGAGTTTTAAGTCTTTTTATTTCAGGAATTGTTTTTACATCAAACTGTTTATGCAATATTATGGCCTTTGACTATACAATGTCAAGCGAAAATGTTTCGGATCTTTTTCAGTTGGCCAGAGTAATATATTTTAGCAGGTTCTTTCAAAGGATTGAATCAATATTTCTTTTTATTTGGATTCTTGCATCTCTGATAACTGTGGGACTTGCATTTTATATTGCTATCAGCAGTTTTTGCAAAGCATTTAAAATTAGCAATCACAGACCTTTGATATTACAATTTGCTTTCTTAACCTTTATGGTAACTCTTTTGCCAGAGGGTCTTATCCAGCTTGCAAAAACAAATATTGTAGTTTTACGTGAATATAGCATGATACTGGTTTATGGAATACCGGTTCTGATTTTATTTATCTCCGTAATATTTGGTAAAAGGGGGGATAGCAAATGTTTAAAGTCAGTAAAGTAA
- a CDS encoding spore germination protein — translation MSKKKGFMRTLFSYITYKEKKPKKQFYIPEIDNEDTKSEEQKNTTMKREGQKNRGLKKPVPVSESGKENKPVYEKADDEKISVNIEENIKYIKLKFNSPVNKDIVIRELMVAKKYKAFIAYIDGMVDRITINNFILRALMVNDVKFHEDTDDKCKLDFILSNILQTNQAKKVESSDDFMYEILSGNTLLYVDGCDFYITNETKGYDKRGVEKPLIEGVVIGPQEAFNENLRTNITLIRKLIKNNNLTTEFVKVGNVNKQLCAIVSIKGITNPAIVEEVKRRLKNIKSDMVLGDGILEQFIEDNPYSIVPTILSTERPDRTASHIMEGKVAIFTEGAPFAKIVPVTLPSLMHSPEDSYMRWPYGTLIRLIRFLAAFIATLLPGIYVAITSFHQEMIPTELLIAIAKSKENVPFPTLVEVVLMELSFELIREAGIRIPGIIGNTLGIIGALILGQAAVQANIVSPVLIIVVSVTGLGNFAIPNYSLALSARVSRFCFIILGALLGFYGISIGIAFYIILITNIKSFGVPFFAPIAPKTKESTDLFFRKPVWQQMYRPDYVNALKQKRQDKISRQWMKEEPKYSYERDEEDD, via the coding sequence ATGAGTAAAAAGAAAGGTTTTATGAGAACTCTGTTTTCTTATATAACTTATAAAGAAAAAAAACCTAAAAAACAATTCTATATCCCTGAAATAGATAATGAAGATACTAAGTCCGAGGAACAAAAAAATACTACAATGAAACGAGAAGGCCAAAAAAACAGGGGACTAAAGAAGCCTGTTCCGGTTTCGGAATCAGGTAAAGAGAATAAGCCTGTGTATGAAAAGGCTGACGATGAGAAAATATCTGTAAACATTGAAGAAAACATAAAATATATAAAGCTTAAATTTAATTCACCTGTTAATAAGGATATTGTTATAAGAGAGTTAATGGTTGCAAAAAAGTACAAAGCATTTATTGCTTATATTGACGGGATGGTTGACAGAATAACCATAAACAACTTTATATTAAGGGCATTGATGGTAAATGACGTAAAATTCCATGAAGATACCGATGATAAATGCAAGCTGGATTTTATATTGTCTAACATATTGCAGACCAATCAGGCAAAAAAGGTGGAAAGTTCTGATGATTTTATGTACGAAATTCTCTCAGGAAATACACTTTTATATGTTGACGGATGCGATTTTTATATAACCAATGAAACAAAAGGCTATGACAAAAGAGGCGTGGAAAAACCCCTAATAGAAGGAGTGGTTATTGGTCCACAGGAAGCCTTTAATGAAAATTTAAGAACAAATATAACACTTATAAGGAAGTTAATAAAGAATAATAACCTTACAACTGAATTTGTAAAGGTAGGAAATGTAAACAAACAGTTATGTGCAATTGTTTCAATAAAAGGAATAACTAATCCTGCAATAGTGGAAGAGGTAAAACGAAGATTAAAAAATATCAAAAGTGATATGGTACTTGGTGACGGTATTCTGGAACAGTTTATAGAAGACAATCCCTACTCAATTGTACCAACCATATTAAGTACAGAAAGACCGGACAGAACTGCGTCCCACATAATGGAGGGAAAGGTGGCAATATTTACTGAAGGAGCACCCTTTGCAAAAATTGTGCCGGTAACACTTCCATCACTTATGCACAGTCCCGAGGATTCATATATGCGTTGGCCCTATGGCACATTAATAAGGCTAATCAGATTTTTAGCAGCGTTTATTGCTACATTACTGCCGGGGATTTATGTTGCCATTACCAGTTTCCATCAGGAAATGATACCTACCGAGCTTCTTATTGCAATAGCAAAGTCAAAAGAAAATGTACCCTTTCCAACACTGGTTGAGGTGGTGCTAATGGAATTATCCTTTGAGCTTATAAGGGAGGCCGGTATAAGAATTCCTGGTATAATCGGTAACACATTAGGTATAATTGGTGCGTTAATTCTGGGACAGGCAGCTGTTCAGGCAAATATTGTAAGTCCTGTATTAATAATTGTTGTTTCGGTAACAGGACTTGGTAACTTTGCAATACCAAATTACAGTCTGGCGCTGTCAGCCAGAGTATCTCGATTTTGCTTTATTATTTTAGGTGCGTTACTTGGATTTTATGGAATAAGCATTGGAATTGCTTTTTACATTATACTGATTACAAATATAAAATCATTTGGAGTGCCGTTTTTTGCTCCTATTGCCCCAAAAACAAAAGAAAGTACCGATTTATTCTTTAGAAAGCCTGTATGGCAGCAGATGTATAGACCGGATTATGTAAATGCTTTAAAACAGAAAAGACAAGACAAGATATCAAGGCAGTGGATGAAGGAAGAGCCAAAATACAGCTATGAAAGGGATGAAGAGGATGACTAA
- a CDS encoding GDSL-type esterase/lipase family protein: MLKIINRIILFIISFTLILMLIPDKYTISAAPADTQTAVNALVYGDCNNDGNIDALDFALLKQELMNKGDKYNKIMDLNQDNEVDAIDYSIMKQYLLGKVSKLPYNPTQPTTKWVGTWTAAQQLTEPANMPPSPGLANNTLRQIVHVSIGGNQLRLKFSNQYGSTPVNINSVHLALSTGGSSIQSGTDKALTFEGKETVTIPAGKTVISDVVNFSLHNLENIAVTIYFGSVPSALTGHPGSRTTSYIQTGNGVNKLSMPSAQPTEHWYIISGIDVLTDNSFQGIVALGDSITDGRGSTTNANNRWADNLSRRLRENSATSNISVLNQGIGGNAVFSGGLGPTALSRFQRDVLEQSGVRFLIVFEGVNDIGASSSVSVATNLINAYKEFITKAHSQNILVYGATITPFGGSQYDSSIHEQARETVNNWIRTSGQFDAVIDLDGAVKNPNNPTRLLSIYDSGDHLHLSPAGYARIAEAIDINLFTR, encoded by the coding sequence TTGTTGAAGATAATAAACAGAATTATTTTGTTTATTATATCTTTCACATTAATACTTATGTTGATACCTGATAAATACACTATTTCAGCTGCACCAGCAGACACACAAACGGCAGTCAATGCATTGGTATACGGGGACTGCAACAACGACGGAAATATAGATGCTCTGGATTTTGCATTGTTAAAGCAAGAATTAATGAATAAAGGTGATAAATATAATAAGATTATGGACTTAAACCAAGATAATGAAGTGGATGCAATTGATTATTCAATAATGAAGCAATACTTACTAGGAAAGGTCAGTAAATTACCCTATAACCCAACCCAACCGACAACTAAATGGGTTGGTACATGGACAGCGGCACAGCAATTGACCGAGCCTGCCAATATGCCTCCAAGTCCGGGATTAGCTAACAACACACTTCGGCAGATAGTGCATGTATCGATTGGGGGAAATCAACTGAGATTGAAATTTTCCAATCAATACGGGAGTACACCTGTTAATATAAATTCTGTACATTTAGCCCTTTCAACAGGGGGAAGCTCTATTCAGTCGGGTACAGACAAGGCGTTGACTTTTGAAGGGAAGGAAACTGTAACAATTCCGGCCGGAAAAACTGTTATTTCAGATGTTGTCAATTTTAGCTTACATAATCTTGAGAACATTGCAGTTACCATATACTTCGGCAGTGTGCCGTCAGCATTAACAGGCCATCCGGGCTCAAGGACAACATCCTATATTCAGACCGGAAATGGTGTTAATAAATTGAGCATGCCTTCGGCACAACCTACAGAACACTGGTATATTATATCAGGAATAGATGTGCTTACCGATAACTCATTTCAAGGGATAGTTGCTTTGGGGGATTCTATTACTGACGGCAGGGGGTCCACCACAAATGCAAACAACAGGTGGGCGGACAACCTATCTCGGCGATTACGAGAAAATTCTGCTACGTCAAATATTTCGGTGCTTAATCAGGGAATAGGCGGCAATGCTGTGTTTTCGGGAGGCCTTGGGCCAACCGCACTTTCCAGATTTCAGCGTGATGTACTGGAGCAAAGCGGGGTGAGATTCCTCATTGTGTTTGAAGGGGTTAATGATATTGGGGCAAGTTCTTCTGTATCAGTAGCAACAAACCTGATAAATGCCTACAAAGAATTCATAACTAAGGCACATTCCCAAAATATTCTTGTATATGGAGCTACAATTACGCCCTTTGGCGGCTCGCAATACGATAGCAGCATACATGAACAGGCAAGAGAGACAGTGAATAATTGGATAAGAACAAGTGGTCAATTTGATGCAGTAATAGATTTGGATGGAGCCGTAAAAAATCCAAACAACCCAACCAGGCTGCTAAGTATATATGACAGCGGAGACCATTTGCACCTCAGTCCTGCTGGGTATGCAAGAATTGCAGAGGCCATAGATATTAATCTTTTTACCAGATAA
- a CDS encoding CBO0543 family protein: protein MIKEIVIMVAAWLLMISTLIAFVPKEKIRHAQVVFLFQQFVTWVLGLIVVEMRFIEYPARLFSYANRTSFSFEYFIYPSICVIFNLHYPKDNSKKKQFLYFFCYCTGMTIFEVLCEIYTDLIEYTNWTWYYSWITFYLTLYLSRKYYIWFFKRKSELTGN from the coding sequence ATGATAAAAGAAATAGTAATAATGGTTGCTGCTTGGCTATTAATGATTTCTACGTTAATAGCTTTTGTTCCAAAAGAGAAAATAAGGCATGCTCAGGTTGTATTCTTATTTCAACAGTTTGTTACTTGGGTTTTAGGACTAATTGTGGTGGAAATGAGATTTATAGAGTATCCTGCAAGATTATTTTCCTATGCAAACAGAACAAGCTTTAGTTTTGAATATTTCATATATCCGTCAATTTGTGTTATTTTTAACTTACATTACCCGAAAGACAATAGTAAGAAGAAGCAGTTTTTATACTTTTTTTGCTACTGCACCGGAATGACAATCTTTGAGGTATTATGTGAAATTTATACTGACCTGATTGAATATACCAATTGGACTTGGTACTATTCATGGATTACATTTTACTTAACACTTTATCTTTCCAGAAAATACTATATATGGTTTTTCAAGAGAAAAAGCGAATTAACAGGAAATTAA